From a region of the Synchiropus splendidus isolate RoL2022-P1 chromosome 12, RoL_Sspl_1.0, whole genome shotgun sequence genome:
- the cnksr3 gene encoding connector enhancer of kinase suppressor of ras 3 isoform X2, whose product MESVNEWSPRQVSAWLTGLDDCLHQYIQSFQRQQVNGEQLLRLSHQELLSLGLTRVGHQELMLEAVDLLCALNSGVKSEQLRSVVAKMRAAHRGLSAAVSQRRKNPEPHVTHRPSNQFLTAVVELIAAAKSLLAWMDRCTAASSDSVSDSKSRIVRLCLELTSTVQKDCSSMCHMEEKILEVSQALSGECDQTLQMTSDPGESEAAVLEEVHITDVRPGQGLGIYIKSTYNGLHIITGTTENSPADQTGRIHAGDEVVQVNCQTVVGWQLRHLVATLRAGSGGVTLLLKKRPAGTFQPAPLRNLRWRPAQVSPAASPTYSHRRCPQTVQGLQLDSSLPPPLQDANARHRQAKDRGTSDELREVRLRPLTSARSRPRPVSMPVEPVSGVLQLAGRRAVPGHRGQEVLRRHLSNDGISAIAEEAPCFPPPHRGALSVRGVDHIRGSRCLVSTDLNHGVAAAPKEATPPAARPNSKNKSLLGSWFSRLRLLSH is encoded by the exons ATGGAGTCGGTGAACGAGTGGAGTCCGCGGCAGGTGTCGGCCTGGCTGACAG GTCTGGACGACTGTCTGCACCAGTACATCCAGAGCTTCCAGAGGCAGCAGGTGAATGGAGAGCAGCTACTCCGCCTGAGCCACCAGGAGCTTCTGAGCCTGGGCCTGACCCGGGTGGGGCACCAGGAGTTGATGCTGGAGGCTGTGGATCTGCTGTGCGCGCTG AACTCGGGCGTGAAGTCAGAGCAGCTGAGGAGCGTGGTGGCCAAGATGCGAGCGGCGCACCGTGGCCTGAGCGCTGCCGTGTCCCAGCGACGGAAGAACCCGGAGCCTCATGTCACCCACCGGCCCTCCAACCAGTTCCTGACCGCCGTAGTGGAGCTCATCGCCGCGGCCAAGAGCCTGCTGGCCTGGATGGACAG atGCACAGCAGCCAGCAGCGACAGTGTGAGTGACTCCAAGAGCAGGATCGTCCGTCTGTGTCTGGAACTGACCTCTACCGTCCAGAAG GACTGCAGCAGCATGTgccacatggaggagaagattCTGGAAGTG TCTCAGGCTCTGAGTGGTGAATGTGACCAGACACTCcagatgacctctgaccccggcgAAAGTGAGGCAGCCGTTTTGGAGGAAGTTCACATCACCGACGTGCGACCAGGACAGGGGCTG GGTATCTACATCAAGTCCACGTACAACGGACTCCACATCATCACAGGGACAACTGAGAAC tctccagCTGATCAGACTGGCAGGATTCACGCGGGCGACGAGGTGGTGCAGGTCAACTGTCAGACGGTG GTGGGCTGGCAGCTGCGGCACCTGGTGGCGACGCTGAGGGCTGGGTCTGGAGGCGTcacgctgctgctgaagaagagACCTGCTGGGACCTTCCAGCCCGCTCCCCTCAGGAACCTGCGCTGGAGACCGGCCCAGGTGAGCCCGGCTGCCTCGCCCACATACTCCCACCGCCGCTGTCCACAGACCGTCCAGGGCCTGCAGCTGGACTCGTCCCTCCCCCCTCCGCT TCAGGACGCTAACGCGAGGCACCGACAGGCTAAAGACCGCGGGACTTCAGATGAGCTGAGGGAGGTTCGGctgcgacctctgacctctgctcgct CCAGACCCCGGCCTGTCTCCATGCCTGTCGAACCCGTGTCCGGTGTGCTTCAGCTCGCAGGACGCCGAGCAGTGCCAGGGCATCGAG GACAGGAAGTGCTGCGCAGACACCTGAGCAACGATGGCATCAGCGCCATCGCAGAGGAGGCGCCGTGCTTCCCGCCGCCGCATCGTGGTGCCCTGTCCGTCCGTGGGGTCGACCACATCAGAGGCAGCCGGTGCTTAGTCAGCACCGACCTGAACCATGGCGTTGCAGCGGCACCCAAGGAGGCCACACCCCCTGCGGCTCGGCccaacagcaaaaacaagtCGCTGCTGGGTAGCTGGTTCTCGCGCCTGCGACTTCTCAGCCACTGA
- the cnksr3 gene encoding connector enhancer of kinase suppressor of ras 3 isoform X3, with protein sequence MESVNEWSPRQVSAWLTGLDDCLHQYIQSFQRQQVNGEQLLRLSHQELLSLGLTRVGHQELMLEAVDLLCALNSGVKSEQLRSVVAKMRAAHRGLSAAVSQRRKNPEPHVTHRPSNQFLTAVVELIAAAKSLLAWMDRCTAASSDSVSDSKSRIVRLCLELTSTVQKDCSSMCHMEEKILEVSQALSGECDQTLQMTSDPGESEAAVLEEVHITDVRPGQGLVRPPLPRPCALLFSMLVSSSQGIYIKSTYNGLHIITGTTENSPADQTGRIHAGDEVVQVNCQTVVGWQLRHLVATLRAGSGGVTLLLKKRPAGTFQPAPLRNLRWRPAQVSPAASPTYSHRRCPQTVQGLQLDSSLPPPLQDANARHRQAKDRGTSDELREVRLRPLTSARYPGLSPCLSNPCPVCFSSQDAEQCQGIEDRKCCADT encoded by the exons ATGGAGTCGGTGAACGAGTGGAGTCCGCGGCAGGTGTCGGCCTGGCTGACAG GTCTGGACGACTGTCTGCACCAGTACATCCAGAGCTTCCAGAGGCAGCAGGTGAATGGAGAGCAGCTACTCCGCCTGAGCCACCAGGAGCTTCTGAGCCTGGGCCTGACCCGGGTGGGGCACCAGGAGTTGATGCTGGAGGCTGTGGATCTGCTGTGCGCGCTG AACTCGGGCGTGAAGTCAGAGCAGCTGAGGAGCGTGGTGGCCAAGATGCGAGCGGCGCACCGTGGCCTGAGCGCTGCCGTGTCCCAGCGACGGAAGAACCCGGAGCCTCATGTCACCCACCGGCCCTCCAACCAGTTCCTGACCGCCGTAGTGGAGCTCATCGCCGCGGCCAAGAGCCTGCTGGCCTGGATGGACAG atGCACAGCAGCCAGCAGCGACAGTGTGAGTGACTCCAAGAGCAGGATCGTCCGTCTGTGTCTGGAACTGACCTCTACCGTCCAGAAG GACTGCAGCAGCATGTgccacatggaggagaagattCTGGAAGTG TCTCAGGCTCTGAGTGGTGAATGTGACCAGACACTCcagatgacctctgaccccggcgAAAGTGAGGCAGCCGTTTTGGAGGAAGTTCACATCACCGACGTGCGACCAGGACAGGGGCTGGTGAGACCCCCCCTTCCTCGTCCGTGTGCACTCCTCTTCTCCATGTTGGTCTCTTCTTCTCAGGGTATCTACATCAAGTCCACGTACAACGGACTCCACATCATCACAGGGACAACTGAGAAC tctccagCTGATCAGACTGGCAGGATTCACGCGGGCGACGAGGTGGTGCAGGTCAACTGTCAGACGGTG GTGGGCTGGCAGCTGCGGCACCTGGTGGCGACGCTGAGGGCTGGGTCTGGAGGCGTcacgctgctgctgaagaagagACCTGCTGGGACCTTCCAGCCCGCTCCCCTCAGGAACCTGCGCTGGAGACCGGCCCAGGTGAGCCCGGCTGCCTCGCCCACATACTCCCACCGCCGCTGTCCACAGACCGTCCAGGGCCTGCAGCTGGACTCGTCCCTCCCCCCTCCGCT TCAGGACGCTAACGCGAGGCACCGACAGGCTAAAGACCGCGGGACTTCAGATGAGCTGAGGGAGGTTCGGctgcgacctctgacctctgctcgct ACCCCGGCCTGTCTCCATGCCTGTCGAACCCGTGTCCGGTGTGCTTCAGCTCGCAGGACGCCGAGCAGTGCCAGGGCATCGAG GACAGGAAGTGCTGCGCAGACACCTGA
- the cnksr3 gene encoding connector enhancer of kinase suppressor of ras 3 isoform X1, with protein MESVNEWSPRQVSAWLTGLDDCLHQYIQSFQRQQVNGEQLLRLSHQELLSLGLTRVGHQELMLEAVDLLCALNSGVKSEQLRSVVAKMRAAHRGLSAAVSQRRKNPEPHVTHRPSNQFLTAVVELIAAAKSLLAWMDRCTAASSDSVSDSKSRIVRLCLELTSTVQKDCSSMCHMEEKILEVSQALSGECDQTLQMTSDPGESEAAVLEEVHITDVRPGQGLVRPPLPRPCALLFSMLVSSSQGIYIKSTYNGLHIITGTTENSPADQTGRIHAGDEVVQVNCQTVVGWQLRHLVATLRAGSGGVTLLLKKRPAGTFQPAPLRNLRWRPAQVSPAASPTYSHRRCPQTVQGLQLDSSLPPPLQDANARHRQAKDRGTSDELREVRLRPLTSARSRPRPVSMPVEPVSGVLQLAGRRAVPGHRGQEVLRRHLSNDGISAIAEEAPCFPPPHRGALSVRGVDHIRGSRCLVSTDLNHGVAAAPKEATPPAARPNSKNKSLLGSWFSRLRLLSH; from the exons ATGGAGTCGGTGAACGAGTGGAGTCCGCGGCAGGTGTCGGCCTGGCTGACAG GTCTGGACGACTGTCTGCACCAGTACATCCAGAGCTTCCAGAGGCAGCAGGTGAATGGAGAGCAGCTACTCCGCCTGAGCCACCAGGAGCTTCTGAGCCTGGGCCTGACCCGGGTGGGGCACCAGGAGTTGATGCTGGAGGCTGTGGATCTGCTGTGCGCGCTG AACTCGGGCGTGAAGTCAGAGCAGCTGAGGAGCGTGGTGGCCAAGATGCGAGCGGCGCACCGTGGCCTGAGCGCTGCCGTGTCCCAGCGACGGAAGAACCCGGAGCCTCATGTCACCCACCGGCCCTCCAACCAGTTCCTGACCGCCGTAGTGGAGCTCATCGCCGCGGCCAAGAGCCTGCTGGCCTGGATGGACAG atGCACAGCAGCCAGCAGCGACAGTGTGAGTGACTCCAAGAGCAGGATCGTCCGTCTGTGTCTGGAACTGACCTCTACCGTCCAGAAG GACTGCAGCAGCATGTgccacatggaggagaagattCTGGAAGTG TCTCAGGCTCTGAGTGGTGAATGTGACCAGACACTCcagatgacctctgaccccggcgAAAGTGAGGCAGCCGTTTTGGAGGAAGTTCACATCACCGACGTGCGACCAGGACAGGGGCTGGTGAGACCCCCCCTTCCTCGTCCGTGTGCACTCCTCTTCTCCATGTTGGTCTCTTCTTCTCAGGGTATCTACATCAAGTCCACGTACAACGGACTCCACATCATCACAGGGACAACTGAGAAC tctccagCTGATCAGACTGGCAGGATTCACGCGGGCGACGAGGTGGTGCAGGTCAACTGTCAGACGGTG GTGGGCTGGCAGCTGCGGCACCTGGTGGCGACGCTGAGGGCTGGGTCTGGAGGCGTcacgctgctgctgaagaagagACCTGCTGGGACCTTCCAGCCCGCTCCCCTCAGGAACCTGCGCTGGAGACCGGCCCAGGTGAGCCCGGCTGCCTCGCCCACATACTCCCACCGCCGCTGTCCACAGACCGTCCAGGGCCTGCAGCTGGACTCGTCCCTCCCCCCTCCGCT TCAGGACGCTAACGCGAGGCACCGACAGGCTAAAGACCGCGGGACTTCAGATGAGCTGAGGGAGGTTCGGctgcgacctctgacctctgctcgct CCAGACCCCGGCCTGTCTCCATGCCTGTCGAACCCGTGTCCGGTGTGCTTCAGCTCGCAGGACGCCGAGCAGTGCCAGGGCATCGAG GACAGGAAGTGCTGCGCAGACACCTGAGCAACGATGGCATCAGCGCCATCGCAGAGGAGGCGCCGTGCTTCCCGCCGCCGCATCGTGGTGCCCTGTCCGTCCGTGGGGTCGACCACATCAGAGGCAGCCGGTGCTTAGTCAGCACCGACCTGAACCATGGCGTTGCAGCGGCACCCAAGGAGGCCACACCCCCTGCGGCTCGGCccaacagcaaaaacaagtCGCTGCTGGGTAGCTGGTTCTCGCGCCTGCGACTTCTCAGCCACTGA